The genomic window TACACATAATCTGAAGTGCAATATTTTCTCACTTCAGTGTTTAGCATGTACCTAAACCACAACTTAAACTACACCAAACCTGCCTCAAATGTTGCCCTGACTCTAACTTCTAAAGGTCAATGGTGGCTCGGACGATGTTACAGGGAAACTAAACTAAATGGAACTAAAATGACTAAGTGGAAATATTGTAGTTTAACAGTGCTTTTCTAAACCATCTCTATCTTTTATATAAAATAAGTTATAAAAACAGCAGAATGAACATGTAAATTCAAAGGGATCTCTTCACTGGTtcataaagaagaaaaaacaccacATGCATTTTCAGTTCCTTGggtgttttaaaacatttttggtATGAAACTGGGTCAGTGTCTGTTTCCATTGACAACTAtgaaaccagataaaccagactGGTTCAAAGTCTCCTCGCTGTAGTAAACACTGCTGTATATATGTCAGGAATGTATATAAATGGTAAGAGAAGCGCAGACAGGTTGTAACACATTACCGCTGGGGCTTCCCTGGCAGTGCAGAAGGGACTTTCCTGTAGAGACAGagaattagtgaaaaaaaagagGCAGTGGGTGTAGAGGAGTGGCAGACTGACTGAGGGAGGAGCGTGAAGGAGGAAAGACAGGGAGGCAGGCAAAGGGAGGGGCAAAAACAGGCTTGGCAgatgtgtttttgtcttcagcTGTGTGAGAGGGAATGACTTAAAGCTGCAGTcagtaatttgactttttacTTTGCTCTTGTTTCATTTAAATTCATTTCTTTTAAAGTGTGGTGGAAAACTCCCAGCTGAGACCATGGATAGCTTCCAGACTGTCCTACGCTTCTTCATGAACCAGAAAGCCACAATTGGCTACAGTTTCATGGCTCTTCTGACAATTGGAGGGGAACGAGTTTTTTCCATGGTCTCCTTCCAATGTCCCTGCAACCATGATCAGAACTTTGCCTACGGAATCACTTTCCTGCTGGGTCCGGCTGCAGTGTTGCTGGTCTTGGGTCTGTTCTTCAGCACCAGGTTGTGGAGGCTTTACACCGGATGCTGCCTGAATCCCTTAAAGCTTTGCCCCCGTGGGAACTGCTTCGGCTGCCTCAGAGTGTTCCTGAAGATCTTCAGTGGGGCCTGCGTGGCTCCTATTATGTGGCTCTGCGTGGCTCTTCTAAATGGGACCTTTTATGAGTGTGCTGTCAGCGGCCTTGATGATAACCTAGTGGTGGACCTGTTTTGCAAAAACAAGACCGAGAAGTGTCGGAAGGAGCTGGCCCGGGTCCCTTGTGAACGCTCCACGCTGCCCAAAGATGAGAGTGTGGAGCTGCTGATGATGTTCAGAGCTCAGTCACAGGTAAGAGGCAAACACTGGTGGAATGCATTTACTCAAATGAAAGGTACTTGTACAATGAAGATTCCCATATTCTGCCACTTCATACTTATATTCCATGATCTCTTAAAGGCAAAGGCAAAAATGTATTGTTCCCTCTACTACATTCTTCTAGTAGGTTTAGTTCCTTTTACAGTTTTGTAGAGATGGGCCCTCACAAGAAAGCAACACCACAAGTATATGATGATTTTAGATAA from Sphaeramia orbicularis chromosome 16, fSphaOr1.1, whole genome shotgun sequence includes these protein-coding regions:
- the calhm5.1 gene encoding calcium homeostasis modulator protein 5; its protein translation is MDSFQTVLRFFMNQKATIGYSFMALLTIGGERVFSMVSFQCPCNHDQNFAYGITFLLGPAAVLLVLGLFFSTRLWRLYTGCCLNPLKLCPRGNCFGCLRVFLKIFSGACVAPIMWLCVALLNGTFYECAVSGLDDNLVVDLFCKNKTEKCRKELARVPCERSTLPKDESVELLMMFRAQSQILGWCVIIIASVVGLCGTCYTNCRSKVSYLQLTFWKRYVEKEKERFDAFALDYATKLAERNLQSFFENKDPEPFPFPNHKAWEEISALYTFSRSEQYYSTLQRYVEKTDRDFTPEKRPVMDLEHGIEMN